In one window of Prevotella fusca JCM 17724 DNA:
- a CDS encoding acyltransferase family protein — MKQKIAEISFLHVFAILLVVIGHSFFQTESLIVDWIYQFHVPLFFFVSGYLFNVSVQGRKLQPYVFLRRKAVRLLLPYFALSTLLFVPKVLLSQFMVRPIQANWSEYVLMLIYPYHNVNGSYWFLPTLFFLFLFAVIALSLSRRVQRRASHAVFCLLLLVLAIISISLPFSHDTVFNIVGAIHYAFYFALGCFVSNFRLLRFLNKEITALLLFLLTFALSIIGLNVNTSPLTGLFLASDGILMSLALARLYAKYKLCFFNHLSPASYTIYLYHGIFQALSIQILMRFTHFDTAFYIFLAILTGVYGPFLIYKLLFNFRNNRFGRFLAMISGIPVS; from the coding sequence ATGAAACAAAAGATAGCTGAAATCTCCTTTCTCCATGTGTTTGCTATCCTCTTGGTAGTCATCGGACACTCCTTCTTTCAGACGGAGAGTCTGATTGTTGATTGGATTTATCAGTTCCATGTACCCCTCTTCTTCTTCGTATCGGGCTATCTTTTCAATGTCTCAGTACAAGGAAGAAAGTTACAACCTTACGTTTTCCTACGTCGTAAAGCAGTGCGTCTGCTACTCCCTTACTTTGCTTTGAGTACCCTGCTCTTTGTTCCAAAGGTTCTTTTGTCGCAGTTTATGGTGCGTCCGATACAAGCTAATTGGAGCGAATATGTATTGATGCTCATCTATCCTTACCATAATGTCAACGGCTCCTATTGGTTCCTGCCCACCTTATTCTTTCTATTTCTCTTTGCAGTGATAGCCCTTTCTCTTTCACGGCGAGTACAACGCAGAGCCTCTCATGCTGTTTTCTGCCTTTTACTTCTTGTACTTGCAATAATAAGTATCAGCCTACCTTTCTCTCACGATACAGTTTTCAATATTGTTGGGGCTATCCATTACGCCTTTTATTTTGCTTTAGGCTGTTTCGTGTCCAACTTCCGTCTGCTGCGTTTCCTCAATAAGGAGATAACAGCATTATTACTATTCCTTCTTACGTTTGCCCTGTCAATCATCGGCCTAAACGTAAATACATCCCCTCTAACGGGCTTATTCCTCGCCTCGGATGGTATTCTTATGTCGCTTGCTTTGGCGCGCTTATACGCAAAATACAAACTTTGTTTCTTCAATCACCTCTCCCCAGCTTCTTATACCATCTATCTTTATCATGGAATCTTTCAAGCATTGAGTATTCAGATACTAATGCGATTCACTCATTTCGATACTGCTTTTTATATTTTCCTCGCTATTCTGACAGGCGTTTATGGACCTTTCTTAATCTATAAACTGCTTTTCAATTTCCGAAATAATCGTTTCGGTCGATTTTTGGCAATGATTTCTGGTATTCCAGTATCTTAG
- a CDS encoding Ig-like domain-containing domain, which translates to MKKIKQRYCPGNMDGKDDFSAKVSYCLSAFYQPNVLPFYLLTFLLFLLSSCAKMGQPDGGWYDETPPRVLAASPAERATDVNSKKVNIYFNEFVKLENASEKVVVSPPQIEAPEIKATGKRITVTLQDKLQPNTTYTIDFSDAISDNNEGNPLGNYTYSFSTGDHIDTLEVSGYVLEAENLEPVKGILVGLYSNQNDTAFEKQPMLRVSRTDSRGRFIIRGVAKGDYRIYALQDMDGNYMYNQKSEKLAFTPEIIMPSWKPDIRQDTLWIDSLRIKDIKQVPYTHFLPDDVVLNSFTATQTDRFFLKSERKEANHFTLFFSYGDADLPQIKGLNFNAKDAFITEPSMNQDTINYWLRDTVLVNQDTLRMQMIYNMTDSTGKLIPKTDTLEILPKTPYAKRLKRQQEEYDKWHKKQEKAKERGKAYETEMPTVPLEVKYDVPSQMDPDQNPRFHLPAPIAKTDTSKIHLYEKIDTLWYRAKYQFGAEIGKPRALKLVSTWNPGHEYSLEVDSAAFTDIYGNVSGKYKQGIRIPSMDEYSTLVMTLQNMDGKNCLLQLLNESDKPVKEVNAKDNLATFHYVKPGNYYLRLIVDDNDNGKWDTGDYATQRQPEAVYYYPKSIECKAKRDVQGTWNPRQIPLYRQKPAAITKQKADVQHKIKRRNLERARSLDIPLPTDLLNSGK; encoded by the coding sequence ATGAAGAAGATAAAACAAAGATATTGCCCAGGAAACATGGATGGAAAGGATGACTTTTCAGCTAAGGTCAGCTATTGCCTTTCAGCATTTTACCAACCAAACGTTTTACCTTTTTACCTTCTTACCTTCTTACTTTTCCTCCTTTCCTCCTGTGCCAAGATGGGACAACCTGATGGAGGATGGTATGACGAGACCCCACCAAGGGTGCTGGCTGCCTCACCTGCCGAGCGGGCAACAGACGTAAACAGCAAGAAGGTAAACATATATTTCAATGAGTTTGTCAAGTTGGAGAACGCATCTGAGAAGGTTGTCGTCTCTCCACCACAGATTGAAGCTCCTGAAATAAAGGCTACTGGTAAGCGAATAACGGTGACTCTGCAGGACAAGTTGCAGCCCAACACCACCTACACTATCGACTTCTCTGATGCCATCTCCGATAACAACGAGGGCAATCCATTAGGAAATTACACCTACAGCTTCTCCACCGGCGACCATATCGACACCCTTGAGGTATCAGGCTATGTGCTGGAAGCAGAGAACCTGGAGCCTGTCAAGGGCATCCTCGTGGGTCTTTACAGCAATCAGAACGATACAGCTTTCGAGAAACAACCTATGCTGCGTGTCTCACGCACCGACAGTCGTGGACGTTTCATCATACGAGGTGTTGCCAAAGGTGACTACCGTATCTATGCGCTACAGGACATGGACGGCAACTATATGTACAATCAGAAGAGTGAAAAACTGGCTTTCACGCCCGAAATCATCATGCCGTCGTGGAAGCCGGATATACGACAGGACACGCTCTGGATTGACTCCCTGCGTATCAAGGACATCAAGCAGGTACCCTACACCCACTTCCTTCCTGATGATGTGGTGCTGAATTCCTTTACAGCTACACAGACAGACCGGTTCTTCCTGAAGTCTGAACGCAAGGAAGCAAATCATTTTACACTCTTCTTCAGCTATGGAGATGCTGACCTACCACAGATAAAAGGGCTCAACTTCAATGCCAAAGATGCGTTCATAACAGAACCAAGTATGAACCAGGACACCATCAACTACTGGCTTCGTGACACTGTCCTCGTCAATCAGGACACGCTGCGAATGCAGATGATATACAACATGACGGACAGTACTGGCAAGCTCATCCCTAAGACTGACACGCTGGAAATACTCCCAAAGACACCATACGCCAAGCGTTTGAAGCGTCAGCAGGAGGAATACGACAAATGGCATAAGAAGCAGGAGAAGGCGAAAGAACGTGGCAAAGCCTATGAAACAGAGATGCCAACTGTACCGTTAGAGGTAAAATATGATGTCCCTTCGCAGATGGATCCCGACCAGAACCCAAGGTTCCACTTACCTGCTCCAATTGCAAAGACAGACACCTCAAAGATACATCTCTATGAGAAGATTGACACCCTTTGGTATCGGGCAAAATATCAGTTCGGTGCAGAGATCGGCAAACCACGCGCTTTGAAACTTGTCAGCACATGGAATCCGGGACATGAATACAGTCTTGAGGTGGATTCCGCAGCCTTCACAGACATCTACGGCAATGTGTCCGGGAAGTACAAACAGGGCATCCGCATCCCATCAATGGACGAGTACAGTACGCTGGTCATGACCTTACAGAACATGGATGGCAAGAACTGTCTGCTGCAGTTGCTCAATGAAAGCGACAAACCAGTGAAAGAGGTGAACGCAAAAGACAATCTGGCAACATTCCACTACGTCAAGCCCGGCAACTATTACCTCCGACTTATCGTTGATGACAACGACAACGGAAAGTGGGACACGGGCGATTATGCCACCCAGCGACAGCCCGAAGCCGTATATTATTACCCGAAATCCATCGAATGTAAGGCAAAGCGTGATGTACAGGGAACATGGAATCCGCGTCAGATTCCACTCTACAGGCAGAAGCCTGCGGCAATAACAAAGCAGAAAGCCGACGTTCAGCACAAGATAAAGAGGCGTAACCTTGAACGTGCACGTAGTCTTGATATTCCGCTGCCAACCGACCTTCTCAATTCGGGTAAGTAG
- a CDS encoding polyprenyl synthetase family protein — MDTLSLIKQPIEAELGDFIDLFNHALDHEDGLLQTVLNHIKQRAGKRMRPILILLMAKNFGKVSEVTQHAAVGLELLHTASLVHDDVVDESDERRGQASVNADYDNKVAVLVGDYVLSTALLHVSYTHSEIIVRRLAELGRTLSDGEILQLSNIQNKEITEEVYYKIIERKTAALFEACAAIGAESADASEEEVEAARLFGKNLGIVFQIRDDIFDYYDSDAEIGKPTGNDLAEGKLTLPIIYALNSTKNEEMLALARKVKAHDVTRAEIDRMVNFAKENGGIEYAERRMWDFHAAAQTFLDNYVKDESVCSALQTYLDYVIKRKK; from the coding sequence ATGGATACCCTTTCACTCATAAAACAACCGATTGAGGCAGAATTGGGCGATTTCATCGACCTTTTCAATCATGCGCTCGACCACGAAGACGGCTTGTTGCAGACGGTGTTGAACCATATCAAGCAGCGGGCAGGGAAGCGCATGCGACCCATTCTCATCCTCCTGATGGCAAAGAACTTTGGTAAGGTTTCTGAAGTAACACAGCACGCTGCTGTAGGACTGGAGCTTTTGCATACGGCTTCACTTGTTCACGATGATGTCGTCGATGAGTCTGATGAGCGGAGAGGGCAGGCGAGTGTCAATGCTGACTATGATAATAAGGTTGCCGTTCTGGTGGGTGATTACGTGCTTTCAACGGCTTTGCTGCATGTCAGCTATACTCATTCGGAGATTATCGTGCGCCGTCTGGCAGAGTTGGGACGTACATTGAGCGATGGGGAGATACTACAGCTGTCGAATATCCAAAATAAGGAAATTACAGAAGAGGTATATTATAAGATTATTGAACGCAAGACTGCAGCCCTCTTTGAGGCGTGTGCAGCCATTGGAGCCGAGTCGGCTGACGCATCAGAAGAGGAGGTAGAAGCTGCAAGGCTCTTTGGTAAGAACCTCGGAATAGTGTTCCAGATTCGCGATGATATCTTCGATTATTACGACTCTGATGCTGAGATAGGTAAGCCTACAGGCAATGATCTGGCTGAAGGAAAGCTCACATTACCTATCATTTATGCGTTGAATTCGACAAAAAATGAGGAAATGCTGGCATTGGCTCGTAAGGTAAAAGCACACGACGTGACACGTGCGGAAATCGATAGAATGGTCAATTTTGCCAAGGAAAACGGTGGTATTGAGTATGCGGAACGCCGTATGTGGGATTTTCATGCTGCAGCGCAGACTTTCCTTGATAACTATGTAAAGGACGAAAGTGTCTGTTCTGCGCTTCAGACTTACCTTGATTATGTAATTAAAAGGAAAAAGTAA
- a CDS encoding GH3 auxin-responsive promoter family protein has product MSLTNIVNKLYFQPRRKELERYVTAGETIQREVMEYLVERAKDTEYGRKHLFSTIKSYEDFVQNIPVNTYEELKSDINRMRHGERDVLWPGVVRWYAKSSGTTNDKSKFIPVSHEGLQTIHYQGGKDVIAYYLSNHPESRLFNGKGLILGGSHSPNYNLYNSLVGDLSAILIENINPLVNLCRVPKKETALLSDFEVKRDRIAQETLKQNITNISGVPSWMLSVLVRVMELSGKQHLEEVWPNLEVFFHGGIPFTPYRKQYEQLITKQGMNYMETYNASEGFFGIQDDPTDSSMSLMLDYGVFYEFLPMDEFESERPNIVPLSGVEIGRNYAMLISTACGLWRYEIGDTVQFTSTNPYKFIITGRTKYFINAFGEELIMDNAEKGLEAACKATGAQISDYTAAPMYMDAKAKCRHQWLIEFAKEPSLLEKFATVLDAKLQEINSDYEAKRFHDITLQPLEIIVARKELFNDWLKTKGKLGGQHKIPRLSNSRTNLEELLSMNQ; this is encoded by the coding sequence ATGAGTCTTACTAATATAGTAAACAAGTTGTACTTCCAACCGCGTCGCAAGGAGCTTGAACGCTACGTCACGGCTGGAGAGACTATCCAGCGGGAAGTCATGGAATACCTCGTTGAGCGGGCTAAGGACACCGAATACGGTCGTAAGCACCTGTTCTCAACGATTAAGTCGTATGAGGATTTTGTACAGAATATTCCAGTCAATACCTACGAAGAACTGAAGAGCGACATCAACCGTATGCGCCACGGAGAACGGGATGTGCTGTGGCCGGGAGTGGTAAGATGGTACGCAAAATCTTCTGGTACGACCAACGACAAGAGTAAGTTTATTCCTGTTTCTCACGAGGGATTGCAGACGATTCACTATCAAGGTGGAAAGGATGTTATCGCTTACTACCTTAGCAATCATCCTGAAAGCCGCCTCTTCAATGGCAAGGGTCTCATCTTAGGTGGTAGTCATTCTCCGAATTATAATCTGTATAACTCACTCGTCGGTGACCTGAGTGCCATCCTCATTGAGAACATCAATCCCCTCGTAAATCTTTGTCGTGTGCCCAAGAAAGAGACTGCCCTTCTGAGCGACTTTGAGGTGAAACGCGACCGAATTGCACAGGAAACACTGAAGCAGAACATCACCAACATATCGGGCGTTCCGTCGTGGATGCTCTCCGTACTAGTGCGTGTGATGGAACTAAGTGGCAAGCAGCACCTGGAGGAGGTATGGCCTAATCTGGAGGTATTCTTCCATGGTGGTATCCCTTTCACGCCTTATCGCAAGCAGTATGAACAGCTCATTACCAAGCAGGGCATGAACTATATGGAGACTTACAACGCTTCCGAGGGCTTCTTCGGCATACAGGATGACCCGACGGACAGCAGTATGTCACTTATGCTCGACTATGGTGTGTTCTATGAGTTCCTGCCAATGGACGAGTTTGAAAGCGAACGCCCGAATATCGTCCCACTGTCAGGTGTGGAGATAGGGCGCAACTATGCAATGCTCATCAGTACCGCCTGCGGACTCTGGAGATACGAGATCGGAGACACAGTGCAGTTCACTTCGACCAATCCTTACAAGTTCATTATCACCGGCAGAACCAAGTATTTCATCAATGCCTTTGGTGAGGAGCTCATTATGGACAATGCTGAGAAAGGACTTGAGGCAGCCTGCAAGGCTACTGGTGCACAGATTTCTGATTACACCGCAGCCCCAATGTATATGGATGCGAAGGCTAAGTGCCGCCATCAGTGGCTCATTGAGTTTGCGAAAGAACCATCTTTACTTGAAAAGTTTGCCACTGTCCTTGATGCGAAGCTGCAGGAAATCAACTCCGACTACGAGGCAAAACGCTTCCATGACATTACCCTCCAGCCGCTTGAGATTATCGTTGCCCGTAAGGAACTCTTCAACGACTGGCTCAAGACAAAGGGTAAACTCGGTGGACAGCATAAGATTCCACGCCTTTCAAACAGCCGTACCAACCTTGAAGAACTGCTGAGTATGAACCAGTAA
- the polA gene encoding DNA polymerase I, which produces MAKLFLLDAYALIYRSYYAFIKSPRINSKGLNTSAVMGFCNTLNEVLTKEKPTHIGVAFDHGKTFRHDAFPEYKAQREETPEDIKLSVPIIKQILEAMRIPILQVDGFEADDIIGTVATRFGTDGIDTFMLTPDKDYGQLIGPNVFMYRPRHGGGYEILGEKEVGEKYGIPTPAQVIDLLALMGDSADNFPGCPGVGEKTAAKLINQFSSIDNMLQHTDEIKGKLREKVENAVEDIKMSKFLATIRTDVPMQLELDELKVEQPDETKLRTIFEELEFKTLINKFLNKGETKPKTANNQLDLFAENTTNASDEPKNAKFETIKTTQHEYKLVENEEELQQLCDFFMTKEFVSIDTETTSTDAISAELVGLSFSVEEYKAFYVAVPANREEALKVVQIFKPLYESDKIMKIGQNIKYDYEVLSRYDVTLQGKMFDTMIAHYLIQPELHHNMDYMAETLLGYQTIHIEELLGPKGKKQKNMRDLSPTDIYEYAAEDADITLRLKNVLEPRLKELGVEELFWDIEMPLVRVLADMELNGVCLDTEALQETSKIFTERMIQYEQEIYKEAGEEFNISSPKQVGDILFGKLQVMDKPKKTKTGQYVTSEEVLQNLEGKNPIVRNILNYRGMKKLLSTYIDALPKLINPRTGHIHTSFNQALTATGRLSSSDPNLQNIPVRTDDGKEIRKCFIPEEGCLFFSADYSQIELRIMAHLSEDENMMEAFREGHDIHRATAAKIWHEDIDKVTDTQRKKAKQANFGIIYGITTYGLAQRMDISNGEAKELIQDYFRTFPKVQAYMEQAKEVARAKGYAETLFHRRRYLADINSRNATVRGFAERNAINAPIQGTEADIIKVAMVRIWERFKKEGIRSKMILQVHDELNFSVYPEEREQVERIVIEEMQNAYPLNVPLTADAGWGKNWLEAH; this is translated from the coding sequence ATGGCAAAACTCTTCCTTCTTGACGCTTATGCGCTCATCTATCGTTCGTACTACGCATTCATCAAAAGTCCGCGTATCAACTCCAAAGGACTGAATACATCAGCTGTGATGGGCTTTTGCAACACGCTGAATGAAGTGCTCACAAAGGAGAAGCCAACGCATATCGGCGTAGCTTTCGATCATGGAAAGACTTTCCGCCATGACGCTTTCCCGGAATATAAGGCACAGCGTGAGGAAACACCAGAGGATATAAAGCTGTCAGTACCTATCATCAAGCAGATTCTTGAGGCAATGCGCATCCCTATTTTACAGGTAGACGGCTTTGAGGCAGACGACATTATCGGTACTGTTGCAACTCGCTTTGGCACCGATGGAATCGATACTTTTATGCTTACGCCTGATAAAGACTATGGTCAGTTGATTGGTCCGAACGTCTTTATGTATCGTCCTCGCCACGGTGGCGGATACGAGATATTGGGAGAAAAAGAGGTAGGAGAAAAGTATGGCATCCCTACCCCAGCCCAGGTAATCGACCTTCTGGCGTTGATGGGCGACTCGGCAGACAACTTTCCGGGTTGTCCGGGTGTTGGAGAGAAAACTGCCGCTAAGCTGATTAATCAGTTCAGCTCTATTGATAACATGCTTCAACACACTGATGAGATAAAGGGAAAACTACGTGAGAAAGTCGAGAATGCTGTTGAAGATATTAAAATGTCAAAGTTCCTCGCAACCATTCGGACAGATGTTCCGATGCAACTTGAATTGGATGAGCTCAAAGTCGAGCAACCCGACGAAACAAAGTTGCGTACGATATTCGAGGAATTAGAATTCAAGACGCTTATCAACAAGTTTCTTAACAAAGGTGAAACAAAGCCAAAAACAGCCAATAATCAGCTTGATTTATTTGCAGAAAACACGACCAATGCGTCAGATGAGCCGAAAAATGCGAAATTTGAGACCATAAAAACAACCCAACATGAGTATAAACTCGTTGAGAATGAGGAAGAACTACAGCAGCTTTGTGACTTTTTTATGACAAAAGAGTTTGTCAGTATAGACACAGAAACCACCTCAACCGATGCAATCAGTGCTGAATTGGTGGGTTTGAGCTTCTCGGTTGAAGAATACAAGGCATTTTATGTTGCTGTACCAGCCAACCGTGAAGAAGCGTTAAAAGTCGTTCAGATATTCAAACCGCTGTACGAAAGCGACAAAATAATGAAAATCGGTCAGAACATCAAATATGATTATGAAGTGTTGAGCAGGTATGACGTAACACTACAAGGCAAGATGTTCGACACGATGATTGCCCACTACCTCATCCAGCCAGAGCTACACCATAACATGGACTATATGGCTGAGACGCTGCTCGGCTATCAAACCATCCACATTGAGGAGCTGCTTGGACCGAAAGGAAAGAAGCAGAAGAATATGCGTGACCTCTCCCCCACCGATATATATGAGTATGCTGCAGAGGATGCCGACATCACCCTGCGCCTGAAGAACGTGCTTGAGCCACGCTTGAAGGAGCTTGGCGTGGAAGAGCTCTTCTGGGATATCGAGATGCCTTTGGTGCGTGTACTGGCTGACATGGAGCTGAATGGCGTATGCTTAGACACTGAAGCACTGCAAGAGACGTCAAAAATATTCACTGAACGTATGATACAATACGAACAGGAAATATACAAGGAGGCAGGCGAAGAGTTCAACATCTCAAGTCCAAAACAGGTGGGTGACATCCTCTTCGGCAAGCTACAGGTTATGGACAAGCCTAAGAAAACGAAGACGGGACAGTATGTTACGAGTGAAGAGGTGCTGCAAAACCTTGAAGGAAAGAATCCTATAGTACGTAACATCCTCAATTACAGAGGTATGAAGAAGTTGCTAAGTACATATATTGATGCTCTTCCCAAGCTGATCAACCCACGCACAGGACATATCCATACGTCGTTCAATCAGGCTCTTACAGCCACAGGACGACTCTCATCGAGTGACCCTAACCTGCAGAACATCCCAGTACGCACGGATGACGGCAAAGAGATACGCAAGTGCTTCATACCAGAAGAAGGCTGCCTGTTCTTTTCAGCTGATTACAGTCAGATAGAGTTGCGCATTATGGCACACCTCTCTGAAGACGAGAACATGATGGAGGCGTTCCGTGAGGGGCACGACATCCACCGTGCAACGGCTGCAAAGATATGGCACGAGGATATAGACAAGGTAACCGATACACAGCGAAAGAAGGCTAAACAGGCCAATTTCGGCATCATTTACGGTATCACAACCTACGGACTTGCCCAGCGTATGGACATCTCGAACGGTGAGGCTAAAGAGCTGATACAGGACTATTTCCGCACTTTCCCAAAGGTTCAGGCGTATATGGAACAGGCTAAAGAAGTGGCAAGAGCCAAGGGATATGCCGAGACACTCTTCCATCGCCGCCGCTATCTGGCTGATATCAACAGCCGTAACGCCACTGTACGTGGTTTTGCAGAGCGTAACGCCATCAATGCACCGATACAGGGAACAGAGGCAGATATTATCAAGGTGGCAATGGTTCGTATCTGGGAACGCTTCAAGAAAGAAGGAATCCGCTCTAAGATGATTCTCCAGGTGCACGATGAACTTAACTTCTCGGTCTATCCTGAGGAGCGTGAACAGGTGGAACGAATCGTCATTGAGGAGATGCAGAACGCTTATCCGCTGAATGTTCCATTGACAGCTGATGCCGGATGGGGCAAGAACTGGCTGGAGGCACATTAA
- the porZ gene encoding type IX secretion system anionic LPS delivery protein PorZ: MTIKRYFLSLFLLVSVVASAVAGGIGTWKNYLSYSNIQWVEQGGNKLYVLASNSLYSYNRNDQSIRTYDKINGLSGMDIKFIGWNRTARRLVIVYSDYNIDLMDDKGNVTNVPDYYLKTLAVDKTVNGIDMSGAYCYLSTGFGLVKLNVSKAEITDSYNLAFPVNYSYIEGNYIYAASQNNGLYRALLTANLLDRSNWTQVGNYVARSHTMDADLLAQAKRLSPGGPKRNTFIWTDFRNNRLYTTGGYYDPIADNWENPGIVQVLQGDDWDFFEDDFSARTGYAYLGTKAVAVDPRNSNHVFVGARTGLYEFLSGKMVAFYNKDNSILQSAMDDGRELGNDYVLVNGLAYDREGNLWVLNNQTKKENLIRMSKDGQMTSFSKAELMKDGVGLSGLSQMRLDSRNLLWFCNDHWIQPGLFSYDPKNDKLNAYTRFINDDGSNVDITAVHCWAEDLDNNIWIGTTAGPLLLQRSQMNKQDSYRFVQVKVPRNDGTNLADYLLAGLEITAIAVDGGGRKWFGTKGNGVYLISADNMMQLQHFITTNSNLLSNNIQSVSINHATGEVFFATDKGLCSYMSDATKAVDSPDDNSTYAYPNPVKPGYTGPVTIVGLSLNADVKIVTTNGVLVAEGTSNGGTFVWDGKDKNGKRVASGVYMVQSADENGDNGTVCKVAVVN; this comes from the coding sequence ATGACAATAAAAAGATATTTCCTGTCGCTTTTTCTGTTGGTTTCAGTTGTTGCATCTGCCGTTGCCGGAGGGATAGGAACGTGGAAGAACTATCTTTCCTACAGTAATATACAGTGGGTGGAGCAGGGAGGAAACAAGCTGTATGTGCTTGCTTCCAACAGTCTTTACTCCTATAACAGGAACGACCAGAGTATACGGACTTACGATAAGATCAATGGATTGAGTGGTATGGACATCAAGTTCATCGGCTGGAACCGGACTGCCAGACGGTTAGTGATTGTCTATTCTGATTACAACATTGACCTTATGGATGACAAGGGGAATGTTACGAACGTACCTGACTACTATCTGAAGACGCTGGCAGTGGATAAAACCGTCAATGGCATTGATATGTCGGGTGCTTACTGTTATCTCTCTACGGGCTTCGGACTCGTCAAGCTGAATGTCTCCAAGGCAGAGATAACCGACAGCTATAACCTCGCTTTCCCTGTCAACTATAGCTATATAGAAGGCAATTACATCTATGCTGCCAGCCAGAATAATGGTCTGTATCGTGCTTTATTGACTGCTAATCTTCTTGACAGAAGCAACTGGACGCAGGTAGGGAACTATGTGGCACGTTCACATACGATGGATGCTGACCTGCTGGCACAGGCAAAGCGGCTTAGTCCCGGTGGTCCGAAGCGCAATACCTTTATATGGACTGATTTCCGGAATAACCGTCTGTACACTACTGGTGGATACTATGATCCCATCGCTGATAACTGGGAAAATCCGGGCATAGTACAGGTGTTGCAGGGAGATGATTGGGACTTCTTTGAGGACGATTTCTCTGCTCGTACGGGTTATGCATATTTAGGAACAAAGGCGGTAGCTGTAGATCCTCGGAACAGCAATCATGTGTTTGTTGGGGCGAGGACAGGGCTCTATGAGTTCCTATCTGGTAAGATGGTAGCCTTCTATAATAAGGACAACAGCATCCTGCAGAGTGCTATGGATGACGGTAGGGAACTGGGTAATGATTATGTGTTAGTAAATGGACTGGCGTATGACAGAGAGGGTAATCTGTGGGTACTCAACAACCAGACGAAGAAAGAAAACCTCATCCGGATGTCGAAGGATGGGCAGATGACATCCTTCAGTAAGGCAGAACTGATGAAGGATGGTGTAGGACTTTCAGGCTTGTCACAGATGCGTCTGGACAGCCGTAACCTCCTTTGGTTCTGTAATGACCACTGGATTCAGCCGGGACTGTTCTCTTATGATCCCAAGAATGACAAACTTAATGCCTATACACGTTTCATCAATGACGATGGTTCTAACGTGGATATTACGGCTGTACACTGCTGGGCAGAAGACTTGGATAACAATATATGGATTGGAACAACAGCCGGTCCGTTGCTGCTCCAACGCTCTCAGATGAACAAACAGGACAGCTATCGCTTCGTACAAGTTAAGGTTCCACGCAACGACGGGACTAATCTTGCGGACTATCTTCTCGCAGGTCTTGAGATTACTGCTATAGCTGTTGATGGCGGAGGACGCAAGTGGTTCGGTACAAAGGGTAATGGTGTCTATCTTATCAGTGCGGATAATATGATGCAGTTGCAGCACTTTATCACCACTAACAGCAACCTGTTGTCCAATAACATACAGTCTGTTTCCATCAATCATGCTACAGGTGAGGTGTTCTTTGCTACTGACAAAGGGCTCTGTTCTTATATGAGCGATGCCACAAAGGCTGTTGATTCGCCAGATGATAACAGCACATACGCCTATCCAAATCCCGTAAAACCAGGTTATACAGGACCTGTCACAATTGTCGGTTTGTCGTTGAATGCGGATGTGAAGATTGTTACAACGAATGGAGTTCTCGTTGCTGAAGGCACAAGTAATGGTGGTACTTTCGTCTGGGATGGCAAGGATAAGAATGGAAAACGTGTCGCATCAGGAGTTTATATGGTGCAGAGTGCCGATGAAAACGGCGATAATGGCACTGTTTGTAAGGTTGCTGTTGTTAATTAG